CGCCCAGGTTCCCCCTGGTGATAGATCTTCCTGGGGAACTTCGCCAAGTCCTTTCAAAAGTCAATGGTAACAGAATAACGTATGGCCATGTTAGGAATGTCTGACCCGAGATCATCGGGATAAAATGAGCATCCCTGAGACAAACGGTATCCTGGCCGGAGCTGGCTCCGGATTTGGCTTTTGTAAAGGATATTTTGTTTGCGTTAAGCTAGGATGATAGTTCGACCGCAAATGGGTCTTGGATGAATCCCCCCGGATACATCACATCGAACGGAGATACTATACCAGATATAGTCCCATTCGTCAAGGGGGTATTTTATTAAATTATTTGGGGATTAGTGTTTCAGTTAGAATGAGGCAATCGCCGTCTCCCGATTGGTGTGGACGGCAAAGAACTGCCCTTTTAAGCCGGTCATGGTCAAGGTCCGGTCTACGGCCGGTTGGGGGCTGAGCAATTTGACATGCTGTTGCACCCCGGCCCCTCGGTCACGATCAATGGCATGAAAGGCATCCCAACCATACTCCGGGTCTGGTGGTTCCTCGCCGCGCATTAACAGGGCAATGCTATGCAGGGCCATGACCCCGGAACTGGCCATAAAGGACATGTCGCTCATATCAATCAGGAGATTCCTTGTGCCTGTGCTGTAAAGCTCCTTTGCTTTGGCAATCACGTCCAGGTAATTGGAGCCATCCAATTCTCCGTGCAATCCCATAATTGTGACCGGTACTTTTCCTGCGGTTTGTTCGATGGTTATGTTCATTTGTCTTCTCCTCTTATTATATGTTTTATTAGAGTTAATTCATTACCGCCTTGGGGCGTACCCCGATGGATGACCTTGTCCATCAGTTGCCTGATCATATAAATCCCCATTCCCCCAATAGGTCGTTTTTCCAGGGGCAGGGATAGGTCTGGTGGAGGGACGGTGAGCGGATCGAAGGGAGGGGCCTGATCGCGAAGACGCACAAGCAAAACGTCTGCCTCTCGCTTAACCTCGATCTCAATCATGCCGGTCTGATCTTGATAGCCATGGACAATAATGTTGGTGATGGCTTCGTTTGCCGCCAGCACAACATCGGCGGTCACGCTTGAGCTAACATCCAGGGCGGTAGCCGTTTCCTGAATAAAATCACGGGCTATAG
This sequence is a window from Anaerolineae bacterium. Protein-coding genes within it:
- a CDS encoding STAS domain-containing protein: MNITIEQTAGKVPVTIMGLHGELDGSNYLDVIAKAKELYSTGTRNLLIDMSDMSFMASSGVMALHSIALLMRGEEPPDPEYGWDAFHAIDRDRGAGVQQHVKLLSPQPAVDRTLTMTGLKGQFFAVHTNRETAIASF
- a CDS encoding ATP-binding protein: MAIARDFIQETATALDVSSSVTADVVLAANEAITNIIVHGYQDQTGMIEIEVKREADVLLVRLRDQAPPFDPLTVPPPDLSLPLEKRPIGGMGIYMIRQLMDKVIHRGTPQGGNELTLIKHIIRGEDK